The proteins below are encoded in one region of Micromonospora sp. DSM 45708:
- a CDS encoding MOSC domain-containing protein, translated as MRLVSTHVHPVKSLAGVDVDRATVEPWGLRHDRRWVLLQPDGAVLTARTAPRMLGLTAVPGVGSLTLTDRTGGSLAVAEPVAGPPAATTLSRLDSVRLAAAEAHDWLSERLGRPVRLGWLDDPRRRPVSTDHGGRPGDPLNLADAGPLLAATLPSLRRLRDWIVEGALERGEPPPDPLPMARFRPTVVLDGPVEPFAEDGWTRVRIGAVDFRVAERCDRCSLTLIDPVTLTSGKEPIRTLSRYRRQDGKTWFGIRLIPVTTGEIRVGDPVTAG; from the coding sequence GTGCGACTCGTCTCGACGCACGTCCACCCGGTGAAGTCGCTGGCCGGTGTGGACGTCGACCGGGCCACGGTCGAGCCGTGGGGGTTGCGTCACGACCGGCGCTGGGTGCTGCTGCAACCCGACGGCGCGGTGCTCACCGCCCGCACCGCGCCCCGGATGCTCGGCCTGACCGCCGTGCCCGGCGTCGGCTCGCTCACGCTCACCGACCGGACCGGCGGTTCGTTGGCCGTCGCCGAACCGGTGGCCGGGCCGCCGGCCGCCACCACACTGTCCCGGCTGGACTCGGTGCGCCTCGCCGCCGCCGAGGCGCACGACTGGCTCTCCGAGCGCCTGGGTCGCCCGGTGCGGCTGGGCTGGCTGGACGACCCGCGCCGCCGCCCGGTGTCGACCGACCACGGTGGTCGCCCCGGCGACCCGCTGAACCTCGCCGACGCCGGCCCGTTGCTGGCCGCCACGCTGCCGTCGCTGCGCCGGCTGCGGGACTGGATCGTCGAGGGCGCGCTGGAGCGGGGCGAGCCGCCACCCGATCCGCTGCCGATGGCCCGGTTCCGGCCCACCGTGGTGCTCGACGGCCCGGTCGAGCCGTTCGCCGAGGACGGCTGGACCCGGGTGCGGATCGGCGCGGTCGACTTCCGGGTCGCCGAACGCTGCGACCGCTGCTCGCTCACGCTGATCGACCCGGTGACGCTCACCAGCGGCAAGGAGCCGATCCGCACGCTGTCGCGGTACCGGCGGCAGGACGGGAAGACGTGGTTCGGCATCCGGTTGATCCCGGTCACCACCGGCGAGATCCGGGTCGGCGACCCGGTCACCGCGGGCTGA
- a CDS encoding GNAT family N-acetyltransferase: protein MAHPTYPLRTPRLLLRPVTPDDLDDVHAWQRRADVFRWTLGAQPRTREESVASVAAMVGEDALRAEGDCLTLAAVTADRVIGTVELVWRSRVDRTAELGYVFHPDHGGRGLATEAAGALLDWGFGTFGLHRVMARCHAGNEPSARLLTRLGLRREARHVRSYRFRGEWADQLVFAVLADEWRSRAG from the coding sequence GTGGCCCACCCGACGTACCCCCTGCGGACGCCGCGGCTGCTGCTGCGCCCGGTCACGCCCGACGACCTGGACGACGTGCACGCCTGGCAGCGCCGTGCCGACGTGTTCCGCTGGACGCTCGGCGCGCAGCCGCGTACCCGGGAGGAGTCCGTGGCGTCGGTGGCCGCGATGGTGGGCGAGGACGCGCTGCGCGCGGAGGGTGACTGCCTGACGCTGGCCGCGGTCACCGCCGACCGGGTGATCGGCACGGTGGAGCTGGTCTGGCGCAGCCGGGTCGACCGCACCGCCGAGCTGGGCTACGTCTTCCATCCCGACCACGGCGGCCGGGGCCTGGCCACCGAGGCGGCCGGGGCGCTGCTGGACTGGGGGTTCGGCACGTTCGGGCTGCACCGGGTGATGGCCCGGTGCCACGCCGGCAACGAGCCCTCGGCCCGCCTGCTCACCCGGTTGGGCCTGCGGAGGGAGGCCCGGCACGTGCGCAGCTACCGGTTCCGGGGTGAGTGGGCCGACCAGCTCGTCTTCGCCGTCCTCGCCGACGAGTGGCGGTCCCGCGCCGGTTGA